Below is a window of Patescibacteria group bacterium DNA.
AACTAGGACTTAACTCCACCCTGAGATCAAGGGGGAGACCTAAAAAAGGTACCTGACCCCTTTATACTTTGTGTTAATTTTTAGTCTCGAGTTGAGAAACTCGGTTTTCATTCTAATATTACCACTGTTTTTTAGTTTTCCACCACACTGTTTATTGTACAGCCCAAAAATATTGACTAAACATTGTTAATTGGCTATAATTGGCTATAGTTAATATATCCAATTAAATTTATGATAAAAAATACTAAAAAAACTGAAAAAAACACGGTTTCAGACAATTTTTCAAAACGGATTGAAAATATCCCAGCTAGCGTTGTCTCTAAAATCGCTAAAATTGATGAATTAAAAGGGCGATGGATATCAGGCGCTCGTCTTAGCCCGCAAGTCCTAGGAAGATTAAAGCGGTCAGTTTTGATTACTTCAACCGGCGCTTCCACTCGTATTGAAGGCTCTCGCCTATCTGACGCAGATATTGAAAAATTGATGCGGGGTATTAATATACAAAAATTTACCAATCGCGACAAGCAAGAAGTAAAAGGTTATTATGAATTACTGGAAAATGTTTTTAATTCATGGAAAAATTTAAAGTTTAACGAAAGCCTGACTAAACATTTTCATAAAGAGCTTTTGGAATACGCCGAAAAAGATCAAGAACATAGAGGAGAATACAAAAAAGGAGAAAACAAGGTTCACATGGTAGATGAAGCCGGCCAATCAATCGGCATTCTTTTTGACACCTCGCCTGCCTATCTCACTCCAGGACAAATGAGAGATTTAATTGAATGGACACAAAGAATATTGAAAGAGAATAAATATCATCCGCTATTAGTAATCGGAAATTTTTTAGTTGAATTCTTAAAAATTCATCCTTTTTCTGATGGCAACGGAAGGTTATCTCGGGTACTTACGAATTTGCTTTTATTGCACGCGGGTTATCAATATATGCCGTATATTTCTCATGAAAAATTAGTAGAAGATAACAAACCTGACTATTATGTTGCCCTTAGAAGAAGCCAAAAAACAATCGGGTCAGAAAAAGAAAATATAACTGATTGGCTTGGTTTTTTTCTGGATATGATTTTAAAGCAATCGGAAATGGCGGTAGAACTTTTATCCAAAGAAAATATAGAAAAAATCTTGTCAGAAAAGCAACTTATCATCTGGCAATACATTGAAAAGACGAAAGAAACCAGCACGGGCGATATTATTAAAAATACCAATATAGGCAGAGCAACTGTTAAACAGGCTCTGGATGTTTTACTTAAACTTAAAAAAGTTGAAAGAATCGGACTTGGCAGAAGCTCTAGATATAGAAAAATTTAAAATACAAACACAATAAGGAGTTTTGGGCAAAGGGTATTTACCCCTAACCCCTCTACCCTTTGCCCAAAACAAAAAAACAAAATTGAATTATTTTTTAGAGCGATTTGCTACCGCAAATCAAAAGGAAAACATGTACATCATATAACACGGCATATCTGGTTACGGCTCTTTCGAGAGCCTCCACCCATATCCGCCAAAGGCGGACATCAGATATACCGAAACGTTATACAAAATTTGCTGTGACCACTCGCTACCGCTCGCAGGCCCCATCAAATTTTGTATAATAATATGAGACTATGAGAAATAATTTTTTGTTATTTTTAAATAAAAAAAGGCCCGTTAGGTGGTGCCCATGCCTTTGTGTCTAGACCTACTGTCCAGGCCTAGTATCGTCAATGTAAATACCGAACCACTCAACGAATAGCTCAGTCCCTTCAAGGGCAGATCCGACGTCTGAGGTGTTCCCCGACTCAAGAGCTTTATGAAGCTCTTTGTTTTCAGGAAACGCTTTTTTTACCTTCTCCTTGAATGCATCGTGATATTTCATAATATTCCTCCTTCTAAAAAAGCAATTGTGTTGCGACGTTATGCCGAACATGTTATTTTAATATATATTAAAAAAATGTCAAGTTGCTAAAACATGACAAATAAAATAACAAAAAAATATTTCTCTGCGTCCAAATTTTTAATATAATAAGGAATATCAAAAACTTCTGATATCAACAACGTTATACAAAATAAAATCTTACAAATAAAATAATTCAATGCCCTTATGTTAGTAGAATGCTCAACCCTACACGGTAAGAAAAAAATGATCCCCAAAGAAAAGCTGTTGTTTCGGCCAGCAGGATATGCTGTAGTTATTGATAGTGACAAGGTTTTGTTGTGCAATACAAAGAGTACTGGCAAATATTGGTTTCCTGGCGGTGGAGTAGATTTGGGTGAAAAA
It encodes the following:
- a CDS encoding Fic family protein; this translates as MIKNTKKTEKNTVSDNFSKRIENIPASVVSKIAKIDELKGRWISGARLSPQVLGRLKRSVLITSTGASTRIEGSRLSDADIEKLMRGINIQKFTNRDKQEVKGYYELLENVFNSWKNLKFNESLTKHFHKELLEYAEKDQEHRGEYKKGENKVHMVDEAGQSIGILFDTSPAYLTPGQMRDLIEWTQRILKENKYHPLLVIGNFLVEFLKIHPFSDGNGRLSRVLTNLLLLHAGYQYMPYISHEKLVEDNKPDYYVALRRSQKTIGSEKENITDWLGFFLDMILKQSEMAVELLSKENIEKILSEKQLIIWQYIEKTKETSTGDIIKNTNIGRATVKQALDVLLKLKKVERIGLGRSSRYRKI